GTGACTGTCAGTGGAAATGTGCAGAAATATGGCATCAAGAAGAAAAAAGTGTTAAATGCAGAGGAGACTGAGCTGTTTGAACTCACCCAGGCTGCTGGGATCATCATTGATCAAGAGGTTTTCAAGTGAGTGctgtgaaaaacaaaatcacGTTATACTTTTAGTTATTTGTTTTTCGATTAATATCTGTCTCTATTGATTTATCTCAATGCCATATTTGCTCTACAGGATCATAGTGGATCTGTTGAAGATGAACGTCGCTCCTCTGGCAGTTTTTCAGACCCTAAAGACGATGTTTGCGGGACAGAAGGTTTCTGAAACATCCACTGGTGACACAGCCACAGCATCCCACACCACTCCTGCACCTTCAGAGTCTAGAGGTGAGTGTCGCTAATAGATAAACCAAGTCAGACCAATACTCTGAGTGACATCAAAAAAGAAGCAGCAGCCTTATCTCTGTCCAGCTATTGTGTCttacaaaagaaaaacacaaacccTTTGTCCTTTGTGTGCAAAGCTTTAGGGTTTTTATTTGTAAGTTTTAATTTGCAATTACAAACAGAAGGGTGCCTCTTCTCACTGGATTACTTCTTCAATACCAATTGATTGTTCATGTCTCAAACATGCAGTCTAAATCGTCCGGCTATACATCGGCTATTAACTCATCCTCTTTAgattttcttcagaattttctcaAAATGTGTGAGAGGAGTTTGACATTCACTTTCGGAATAATTGCTACTTTTCCATACTTCAGCATTTAGGTCTTTGG
The nucleotide sequence above comes from Xyrauchen texanus isolate HMW12.3.18 unplaced genomic scaffold, RBS_HiC_50CHRs HiC_scaffold_621, whole genome shotgun sequence. Encoded proteins:
- the LOC127642449 gene encoding mitotic-spindle organizing protein 2-like, which codes for MLQSAQPGTMPTAPDSPSLSVTVSGNVQKYGIKKKKVLNAEETELFELTQAAGIIIDQEVFKIIVDLLKMNVAPLAVFQTLKTMFAGQKVSETSTGDTATASHTTPAPSESRGECR